From a region of the Plectropomus leopardus isolate mb unplaced genomic scaffold, YSFRI_Pleo_2.0 unplaced_scaffold18854, whole genome shotgun sequence genome:
- the LOC121965161 gene encoding cholecystokinin receptor type A-like, translating to METFTIHDMLINSTDLNKILCNFGIKNITDCEEEPSREPKDINETVRIVLYSLIFLLSVLGNSLIIAVLVRNRRMRTVTNLFLLSLAVSDLMVSLVCIPFTLIPNLMRDFIFGIGMCKLVMYFM from the exons ATGGAGACGTTCACCATACACGACATGCTCATAAATTCAACTGACCTCAACAagattttgtgtaattttgggatCAAGAATATCACGGATTGCGAGGAGGAACCGTCACGCGAACCTAAAG ACATCAACGAGACAGTGCGGATCGTCCTCTACAGCCTCATCTTCCTCCTGAGTGTCCTGGGCAACAGCCTCATCATCGCCGTCCTGGTGAGGAACAGGCGCATGAGGACAGTCACCAACCTCTTCCTGCTGTCTCTGGCAGTCAGCGACCTGATGGTCTCACTGGTCTGCATCCCCTTCACCCTCATCCCCAACCTCATGAGAGACTTCATCTTTGGCATCGGCATGTGCAAGCTGGTCATGTATTTTATGG